A window of Triplophysa rosa unplaced genomic scaffold, Trosa_1v2 scaffold319_ERROPOS146445+, whole genome shotgun sequence contains these coding sequences:
- the LOC130550432 gene encoding uncharacterized protein LOC130550432 — MENVQSGFLLDEEKGVKTLLFEGEQDHLIPSTSRALLESDFFAVVGRIIGHCFLNRGPHFTGLSPSIMHVLFGGEPETATITESDCVDQDVREVIQLLEHNTDFSEEQRSQVLAVTLPWDLPGVTSENRWWLREKILLHSVLGRTTQQVKQLRKGLKDTGVWDFFSSRPDAVPILFPRTCDTNLTPQMILHKIIWPRDEDIDEDMLSLEDQQRAIRFLRRFIENDMPFYPIITTKTLYQKYTSAACILSV; from the exons ATGGAAAATGTTCAAAGTGGCTTTCTCCTTGATGAAGAGAAAG GAGTGAAAACTTTGCTCTTTGAGGGAGAACAGGACCATCTCATTCCCTCCACCTCTCGAGCACTTTTGGAAAGTGATTTCTTTGCTGTGGTTGGACGGATTATTGGGCACTGCTTTTTAAACCGAGGCCCACACTTTACTGGACTGAGCCCTTCAATTATGCACGTACTGTTTGGTGGGGAACCAGAGACCGCAACAATAACCGAATCGGACTGTGTGGACCAGGATGTTCGGGAAGTTATCCAGTTG CTGGAACATAACACTGACTTCTCTGAAGAGCAAAGATCACAGGTACTTGCTGTAACCCTCCCCTGGGATTTACCTGGGGTTACTTCTGAAAACAGGTGGTGGCTGAGGGAGAAAATTCTTCTTCACtct gtTCTGGGAAGGACGACACAGCAGGTGAAGCAATTGAGAAAAGGTCTAAAAGACACAGGTGTCTGGGACTTTTTTAGCTCAAGGCCAGATGCTGTACCCATTTTATTTCCTAGGACCTGTGACACCAACCTAACACCACAG atgatTCTGCACAAGATTATCTGGCCAAGGGACGAAGATATAGATGAGGATATGCTCAGCCTTGAGGATCAACAAAGAGCAATACGTttcctcagaagatttatagaGAATGATATGCCTTTTTATCCCATAATTACTACAAAAACCTTATACCAAAAATATACTTCAGCTGCATGCATACTGTCCGTGTGA